One segment of Bombus pascuorum chromosome 6, iyBomPasc1.1, whole genome shotgun sequence DNA contains the following:
- the LOC132908259 gene encoding uncharacterized protein LOC132908259 isoform X1: MFMYRSETTHRFSTTVSIQFTSSTTLPKFSTIRRGLEATLSDSKKKYGDKVNALLSAWEHVTNFIPGATPEATQSLIEWAHKHTLKLVLRGEWPKLSPATKTHLSVTLQRCASHLVQHPAAPRCTALIALVHNPWTHPALDSILNGQPDSEHEEEFCCSEKGELLTMRLKILCEDRCEDIAVKLAAACVRSLRRSDRLRSLSDSHHVHYMIDVYIVLLYKLKRTQDIFAQLKLMDLSDGLELVQRLSGERPTKYGTARVWRNSIKAAELVAQYLVTAGMVRPVPETGANVLEQILNSWALLHSKLKDVAPTLPGMIRKLIEPAESAQHIYIFCAVLVKHFGDSIKPVVIELYIRALTTDMNELESQKTKSDTEKVRETAKRLSMQFLKLADVVGSNIGIARECVLTAFSLHPTRACYDRIKEIAVACGKTKEDGTSSDNNVVAGSEKLSHILENSHSNIGLKKIDSNTGEKNGTKVANTDSSSLCNSSLFPVSPSLSGSIAGITTPTKKNIDFQNGQVTKNFERTDQLLKSLLTLKKGDTTNSASDRCPLHPKRDSLSNGPLGELCFNCGEFIGNDISRSKTPESNNMNSRNVERTLDALILIKGDAVTGSANYDEKSVPNQVLDAEKLGLSPQLCDDLAVVLSSPRYHMLSWVLDWKELKSLCERYLENAEEMRNTNKELKYLNIDYSQFKDWPSEDDTKDIFFGIEKGYEQWVDLPSDGSEQFGSFQPAGSFKRSSTRRSLDDATTTDSDSGSVLQARRTAKQRKIHRLESSESDYDSTERKPKHFRNRISSISDTDSNTQDSQTDSFGSNGCRLEVKKKSNKSSNKESSKKRSKSSKLTVDSVSHFHMLVNENVRHTNTNEDASGSDVSGNDIITLFSADMDENKRETIKGSTYTATAPLILTERRSDPAVLKSLRMFRPQNSKKSARISQILHKNLLNKSKDNNNLENNTNSITKFAPMLSTLNLNPKIVLTRADEIDNKLIRSKKQQRLSSGDITSELMNIQKNMPFSPNKNALSPYQKQKGNGAAIAGKTDLSPTGGRDLNSKSTLGKRKFDILAKVVRDSDILAKNVPGLNSLDMMVPPRMRPTVNVVQLSRNIPQSPNSGSINSGNTPPRPNRTPSVAGSIQLPGTPSSGGHDSGVGMSPAGQTPPSRSSILPDVGEETNQLPDSSPTSSTTTNVSGQLEPDTSPRTMPIRRTQQSQSPKKSPSPCSTVATTTTTSSVVASTTIASEQLQIVCKPDGTYQLASVNPNVVSNQRNVLNLQNIDDGNVGNFSRQNQRADNANANRSTYERLTSAKVTAQSGQNTGLPKFQQAFGKTIYTLSKDTSTGGVTGASSETHVQTASPQKTTNLSKAVQTSVPNAQQTNASTGINVQSIANIPNTLQLSTGRQILNIVQSSGNNPNVASSPNTNQTLTQLVQSVQNSSPGVIYTHKIPVTISTTNPSQLNILPTISHSNSIPPGRTPVVKLNIIRTPLRQPNITGAIQAVLATPRLQQQQQQQQQQQQQQQQQQQQQQQQQQQQQQQQQQQQQQQQQQQQQQQQQQQQQQQQQQQQRQQQQPPPQQQQPRVRTNNLLGSPIEVPNQVSSTTLEQLREFESVLEQVKERSTIQPQSHQPISTASTTTVQTQTTTQQTQATKPQQVSVSALTQQLLMPTQQTTNNNFASNGNTVNFQQDVFSQKVSLTYVNQNAGSVATKTPNSTPVVVVTSYCQPVASPALSVTSQSSSSPCVTPAPTPAPSAGKTPPTPPSSKTVKKTAPKTVKTSATNTSKASPIPKPQQKPQEDEQTAQRIYAILDEYAEQLRNSPDLNNKPAPRRRSNPPTNPNQSSKRKKSNASKTKPSNQQSSELSPSTDDLGRTMGSEDSSSGVVHVQDSPAGFSAPEEPSTNVGTVTDATAEIRNLTNDSNDSVELNVKRRNLIFAEPGSGQSRAVIVQEAVQAGSVSVSEALASVTGKMGSTAVLVPGPNYILPMNLVKGQQFTIVSSGSKLLATMPATVRATGNTGVSNALVLQSFLNQAGKIISQPGQVKQVKIPTLQTLSGNQTLTTTQNVQGASVVIPHSGNHAQFTSDVSTEKGNIIGDLTMTKSDTVTGGVTVESATNTIVVNKSNSTIGLIQRNLNEPSESQPICGVITSNPNLTLQGARLFNSSIHKLTTPGLKSDNVVCITPTATIAHSPEKKSPQESQMHNDKPVSIQTSATIALAFATQSDVSLLNDAQQHQQQQPQQQQQQKDMKEISAEIIPGAKIISPKTVKRKIDDAMGMSENVPKTLITSNSVVRSSNATPLQSNEKIDSMSTITVASKQSGGMDHATQFLVTGGPSSSDSQESAVQQSADGMEVSCKIGNGLLYGNARLQEAWEPEGKVSPDTPWRYVPTSVNSLSMEPLNPRYSDNSENVQSVLQIINKGQGIEMASGQIYQTNAKKYFMNHTLEPFQQYSNKSNMMKTPLNPRLDRELLQQKMERKAAAIEREMKLQKSLSEECEDLGVDEPSTSDLFPEADLLFDTNHSPSFDHSSQDASCSQPLGMKSYGGSYFRSLDSSSGSRDASPIADFKLNERRKSSSQRTRSAKDSFKKLKRDKIDDLHLENPSKHMRLTLDNLSQDEASNSNSDISRLSPTNLGSLENDSLKDTGRTKMMSRNGSKEGSPSSVSSIPSNMKLDIDLDSESLPPSINVNNTSAASSGDESLTLLSGNTADVTIPSPLSPIAGPMLSTHKYTYTNKKRIPSKVTRMDYLSWESPMSERMRSSSDEEDSSISESISSQAEDNALSNGLEDSVQSLKSLSNERRCNYLKKKDTLQVNSRVVFNRADHKSSLSKRIKLNESIQDSAMLSSDKASEPSDDETGNIALIEPDCRARRSSLRGHVKKGCACCNGSPERPKKKSVKPEHSRLKKRLPSKQAGKKR; this comes from the exons GGGCTTGAAGCGACATTGAGTGACAGCAAAAAGAAGTACGGCGACAAGGTGAATGCACTTCTGTCCGCCTGGGAGCATGTCACCAATTTCATTCCTGGGGCAACGCCAGAGGCCACCCAGTCTCTCATAGAATGGGCTCACAA ACACACGTTGAAATTGGTACTGCGCGGGGAGTGGCCGAAGTTGTCACCCGCGACGAAGACGCACCTCAGTGTAACGTTACAGAGGTGCGCGTCACACCTGGTGCAACACCCCGCTGCACCCAGGTGCACTGCCCTGATAGCTCTGGTGCACAATCCATGGACTCATCCAGCTCTCGACAGCATACTTAACGGCCAACCGGATTCCGAACATGAAGAGG AGTTCTGCTGTTCGGAGAAAGGTGAACTGCTGACAATGAGGCTGAAAATACTTTGCGAGGACCGCTGCGAGGACATAGCGGTAAAACTCGCCGCTGCTTGCGTACGTTCTCTGCGACGGAGCGATCGGTTGCGCTCACTCTCGGATTCTCATCACGTTCATTACATGATCGACGTTTATATCGTCCTCTTGTATAAATTGAAACGCACGCAAGATATATTCGCTCAA CTAAAATTAATGGACCTGAGCGACGGATTGGAATTGGTCCAACGTCTCAGTGGTGAAAGACCGACAAAGTATGGAACTGCACGCGTTTGGAGAAATTCGATAAAAGCTGCCGAATTGGTTGCACAATATCTCGTTACAGCTGGTATGGTACGCCCTGTACCGGAAACGGGCGCAAACGTTTTGGAACAAATTCTAAACTCCTGGGCATTGTTGcattcgaaattaaaagacGTAGCACCTACGTTGCCGGGGATGATAAGGAAATTAATCGAACCCGCTGAAAGTGCTCAGcacatttatatcttttgcGCGGTACTCGTTAAACAC TTTGGCGATAGCATAAAGCCCGTGGTAATCGAATTGTATATCAGAGCGTTGACCACGGATATGAACGAATTGGAGAGTCAAAAAACAAAATCCGATACGGAGAAGGTTCGCGAGACTGCGAAACGCCTGAGCATGCAATTCCTCAAGTTAGCCGATGTGGTTGGTAGCAATATCGGTATTGCCCGAGAGTGCGTGTTGACAGCGTTTTCTCTGCATCCTACCAGGGCTTGTTATGATAGGATCAAGGAAATCGCTGTTGCGTGCGGAAAAACGAAAGAGGATGGAACCTCCAGTGATAACAACGTGGTCGCCGGTAGCGAGAAACTAAGCCACATCCTTGAGAATAGTCATTCTAACATAGGATTAAAAAAGATCGATAGCAATACAGGAGAAAAGAACGGAACAAAAGTGGCGAATACGGATTCTTCGTCTTTATGCAACTCTTCGTTATTTCCAGTGTCGCCGTCGTTGTCCGGTTCGATCGCGGGTATAACAACGCCAACGAAAAAGAATATCGACTTCCAAAACGGGCAAGTAACGAAGAACTTTGAGCGAACGGATCAACTATTAAAGAGCCTTTTAACTCTGAAAAAGGGAGATACGACGAACTCGGCAAGCGACAGGTGTCCTTTGCATCCAAAGAGGGATTCATTGTCCAATGGTCCACTCGGAGAACTTTGCTTCAATTGCGGAGAGTTTATTGGCAACGATATCTCGAGGAGTAAGACTCCAGAATCGAACAATATGAACTCTAGAAACGTGGAAAGAACGCTCGATGCTTTAATTCTGATCAAAGGCGACGCTGTCACGGGTTCTGCGAATTACGACGAAAAATCCGTGCCAAATCAAGTGCTAGACGCGGAAAAACTCGGTCTGTCGCCACAGCTTTGCGACGACTTGGCCGTGGTTTTGAGCAGTCCTCGTTACCACATGCTTAGCTGGGTTTTGGATTGGAAGGAGCTGAAAAGTCTGTGCGAGAGATACTTGGAAAATGCCGAAGAGATGAGAAATACCAACAAGGAGCTGAAATACCTCAATATCGATTATTCCCAGTTTAAAGATTGGCCCTCGGAAGACGATACCAAGGATATCTTTTTTGGAATCGAAAAAGGATACGAACAATGGGTGGATTTACCTTCGGATGGCTCGGAACAGTTTGGTAGCTTCCAGCCTGCTGGTAGCTTCAAGAGATCGTCGACGAGAAGAAGCCTCGATGACGCTACCACTACCGATTCGGATAGCGGAAGTGTATTACAAGCAAGGAGAACAgcgaaacagagaaaaattcATAGATTAGAATCTTCCGAAAGCGACTATGACAGCACGGAACGTAAACCGAAACATTTTAGGAATAGGATCAGTTCGATCTCTGATACCGACAGTAATACGCAGGACAGTCAAACGGACAGCTTTGGCAGCAACGGATGTCGACTGGAGGTAAAGAAAAAGTCGAATAAATCGTCCAATAAGGAGTCGAGTAAGAAACGTTCGAAATCATCAAAATTAACCGTCGATTCCGTCTCGCATTTTCATATGCTCGTTAACGAAAACGTTCGACATACAAACACGAACGAAGACGCGAGCGGTTCCGACGTAAGTGGCAACgatattataactttattttctgCCGACATGGATGAAAACAAACGTGAAACGATAAAAGGTTCGACGTACACAGCAACCGCGCCGTTAATACTTACAGAGAGAAGGAGCGACCCAGCGGTACTTAAATCTTTGAGGATGTTCAGGCCgcaaaattcgaagaaatctGCCAGGATTTCTCAGATACTGCACAAGAATCTTCTAAATAAGAGTAAAGACAATAATAACTTAGAGAATAATACGAACAGTATAACGAAATTTGCTCCGATGCTCAGCACGCTCAACCTGAACCCGAAGATCGTATTAACCAGGGCGGACGAGATCGACAACAAACTGATACGATCGAAAAAGCAGCAACGATTGAGTAGCGGCGATATTACGAGCGAGCTGATGAACATTCAGAAGAATATGCCGTTCTCTCCGAACAAAAACGCGTTATCCCCGTATcagaaacaaaaaggaaacggAGCAGCGATCGCTGGTAAAACTGACTTATCTCCTACTGGTGGACGAGACTTAAATTCTAAATCGACCTTGGGCAAAAGAAAGTTTGACATTCTCGCGAAGGTTGTCAGGGATTCGGATATCTTGGCAAAAAATGTACCCGGTCTAAATTCATTGGATATGATGGTGCCGCCAAGAATGCGACCCACCGTAAACGTCGTGCAACTTTCAAGAAACATTCCACAGAGTCCGAATTCGGGCTCCATCAACAGCGGAAATACTCCCCCGCGGCCAAACAGAACTCCCAGCGTGGCTGGAAGTATTCAATTACCCGGTACACCCTCTTCCGGGGGGCACGATAGCGGCGTTGGCATGAGTCCGGCTGGTCAAACCCCTCCCTCGAGATCGTCGATTCTTCCCGATGTCGGTGAAGAGACGAATCAACTACCCGATAGTTCGCCAACCTCTTCTACGACCACGAACGTTTCCGGTCAACTCGAGCCCGATACGAGTCCTAGAACGATGCCCATTCGACGAACTCAACAGAGTCAATCGCCCAAGAAATCCCCGTCTCCTTGTTCCACGGTCGCTACTACCACGACGACGAGCTCGGTAGTCGCCTCGACGACCATCGCATCGGAACAGCTACAAATCGTTTGTAAACCAGATGGTACATACCAGTTGGCCTCTGTAAATCCGAACGTAGTGTCCAATCAGAGGAACGTCCTCAATCTGCAGAACATCGACGATGGAAACGTTGGTAATTTTTCGCGGCAAAACCAAAGAGCCGATAACGCAAACGCAAACAGGAGTACGTACGAGAGATTAACGTCTGCGAAAGTGACGGCGCAGTCTGGACAAAACACCGGTTTGCCCAAATTTCAGCAAGCTTTCGGCAAAACTATATATACGCTTTCCAAGGACACGTCGACGGGCGGCGTAACCGGCGCCTCGTCGGAAACGCACGTGCAGACGGCGTCCCCGCAGAAGACGACAAACCTATCGAAAGCGGTACAAACATCCGTACCTAATGCACAACAAACGAACGCGTCTACAGGTATAAACGTACAGTCCATTgcaaacattccaaacacgTTACAATTATCCACTGGCAGGCAAATCTTGAATATCGTCCAAAGCTCTGGAAATAACCCAAACGTAGCGTCTAGTCCGAATACGAATCAAACGTTGACGCAGCTAGTACAAAGCGTTCAGAATTCTTCGCCGGGTGTGATATACACGCACAAAATTCCTGTTACTATATCCACCACAAATCCCAGTCAACTGAACATTTTACCGACTATATCGCATTCGAATTCGATACCACCTGGAAGAACACCGGTGGTCAAGTTGAACATCATTCGCACTCCTTTGAGGCAACCAAACATTACCGGAGCTATTCAAGCAGTTTTGGCCACGCCAAGAttacagcagcagcagcagcagcagcagcagcagcagcagcaacaacaacaacaacagcagcagcaacaacaacagcagcagcagcagcagcagcagcagcagcagcaacaacaacagcagcagcagcagcagcaacaacagcagcagcagcagcaacaacaacaacagcagcagcagcagcagcggcAGCAACAACAACCACCACCACAGCAACAACAACCAAGGGTTAGGACAAACAATTTGCTTGGATCTCCTATAGAGGTACCGAATCAAGTCAGTTCAACCACTTTGGAACAATTGAGAGAATTCGAAAGCGTCCTGGAGCAAGTGAAAGAGAGGAGTACGATTCAACCGCAGTCTCATCAACCGATATCCACCGCATCCACTACCACCGTACAAACTCAAACCACTACGCAACAAACGCAAGCTACCAAACCACAGCAGGTTTCTGTGAGCGCTCTCACTCAACAGCTTTTGATGCCGACGCAGCAAACAACCAACAACAATTTTGCGAGCAACGGCAACACGGTAAATTTTCAACAGGACGTTTTCTCTCAGAAAGTTTCTCTAACCTACGTAAATCAAAACGCAGGCTCCGTTGCCACGAAAACCCCAAATTCGACTCCGGTCGTTGTTGTGACCAGCTACTGTCAACCGGTGGCTTCGCCCGCTCTCAGTGTCACTTCGCAAAGTTCTTCCAGCCCGTGCGTCACCCCGGCTCCGACTCCTGCACCATCCGCTGGGAAAACGCCTCCCACTCCACCTTCATCGAAAACGGTGAAAAAAACGGCGCCCAAGACGGTGAAAACCAGCGCGACGAACACGTCGAAGGCTTCGCCGATACCGAAGCCGCAACAAAAGCCACAGGAAGACGAACAGACCGCTCAAAGAATCTACGCTATATTAGACGAGTACGCGGAGCAATTGCGAAACTCTCCCGATCTGAACAATAAACCCGCTCCGAGGAGAAGATCGAATCCACCAACGAATCCGAATCAATCTTCGAAGAGGAAAAAGTCGAATGCGAGCAAAACGAAACCCAGTAATCAACAGAGTTCGGAACTTAGCCCGAGTACAGACGATCTTGGAAGAACAATGGGCAGCGAGGATTCTTCGAGCGGCGTTGTTCACGTGCAAGACAGTCCTGCTGGTTTCTCCGCTCCGGAGGAACCGTCCACTAACGTTGGAACCGTGACGGATGCAACTGCCGAAATTAGAAACCTGACGAACGATTCGAACGACAGTGTGGAATTAAACGTTAAGAGACGAAATCTGATTTTCGCGGAACCTGGTTCCGGACAATCGAGAGCGGTGATCGTTCAGGAAGCTGTGCAGGCTGGTTCCGTGAGCGTCAGCGAAGCTCTAGCTTCGGTAACGGGAAAGATGGGAAGCACAGCAGTCTTGGTCCCTGGACCTAATTACATATTACCGATGAACCTAGTGAAAGGTCAGCAATTCACGATAGTATCCAGCGGATCGAAGCTTCTTGCAACGATGCCCGCAACCGTACGAGCTACTGGAAACACCGGTGTATCAAATGCTCTCGTGCTTCAATCCTTTCTGAATCAAGCAGGGAAAATAATCTCGCAACCGGGACAAGTCAAGCAAGTTAAAATACCAACGCTGCAGACTCTGTCGGGCAATCAGACTCTGACCACGACGCAAAACGTTCAGGGTGCGTCGGTGGTCATTCCTCATAGTGGAAATCATGCTCAATTTACGAGCGACGTAAGTACAGAGAAGGGTAACATCATCGGTGACTTGACTATGACGAAATCCGACACGGTGACTGGAGGAGTTACCGTTGAATCCGCGACGAACACGATCGTCGTCAACAAGAGCAATTCTACGATCGGTCTGATACAGCGTAACTTGAACGAACCGTCAGAAAGCCAACCGATATGCGGCGTGATCACCAGCAATCCTAATTTAACTCTTCAAGGCGCCAGACTGTTCAACTCCTCTATACACAAACTGACGACGCCGGGTCTCAAGTCTGACAACGTAGTGTGTATAACGCCAACAGCTACGATCGCCCATAGCCCAGAAAAGAAGTCACCGCAAGAAAGTCAAATGCACAACGACAAACCTGTCTCCATTCAAACGAGTGCAACGATTGCTCTCGCCTTCGCCACTCAGTCCGATGTTTCCTTGTTGAACGACGCTCAACAACATCAGCAGCAGcaaccacaacaacaacaacaacaaaaggATATGAAGGAAATATCAGCGGAAATAATCCCTGGTGCCAAGATCATCTCCCCGAAAACAGTCAAGAGAAAAATCGACGACGCAATGGGTATGTCGGAGAACGTTCCGAAAACCTTGATCACTTCCAACTCTGTCGTTCGTTCGAGCAATGCCACACCATTACAGAGTAACGAAAAGATTG ACTCTATGTCGACGATAACGGTTGCGAGTAAACAGTCTGGTGGAATGGACCACGCGACGCAGTTCCTGGTAACCGGTGGACCAAGTAGTTCGGATAGTCAAGAATCTGCTGTCCAACAGTCTGCCGATGGTATGGAGGTATCGTGCAAGATCGGAAACGGCTTACTATATGGAAACGCGCGATTGCAAGAAGCTTGGGAACCAGAGGGTAAAGTGTCGCCCGATACACCTTGGCGATACGTTCCTACGTCTGTGAATTCTTTAAGTATGGAACCATTAAATCCAAGATACTCGGATAATTCAGAGAACGTTCAAAGCGTTCTGCAGATCATCAATAAAGGTCAAGGTATCGAGATGGCGAGTGGACAGATTTACCAAACGAACGCGAAAAAGTACTTTATGAATCATACGTTAGAACCATTCCAGCAATACTCGAATAAGAGCAACATGATGAAAACGCCGTTAAATCCTAGATTAGATCGAGAATTGTTACAACAAAAGATGGAGAGAAAAGCAGCCGCCATAGAACGCGAGATGAAGCTACAGAAAAGTTTATCGGAGGAGTGCGAAGACTTGGGCGTGGACGAACCGAGCACCAGCGACTTGTTCCCAGAGGCAGATTTATTGTTCGATACGAATCATTCTCCATCGTTCGATCATTCGTCTCAGGACGCATCCTGCAGTCAGCCGCTGGGTATGAAATCTTACGGTGGTTCCTATTTTCGTTCGTTAGATTCGTCAAGCGGTAGCAGAGACGCCAGTCCCATTGCCGATTTTAAGCTGAACGAACGTAGAAAAAGTAGCAGCCAGCGAACCAGATCCGCGAAAGATTCTttcaagaaattgaaaagagaCAAGATAGACGATCTACATTTAGAAAATCCGTCGAAGCACATGCGGCTAACATTGGATAATTTAAGTCAGGACGAAGCGTCGAACAGTAATTCCGATATCTCGAGATTATCACCGACGAATCTGGGGTCGTTGGAGAACGATTCGTTGAAGGATACGGGTCGGACAAAAATGATGTCAAGAAACGGTTCGAAGGAAGGTTCGCCTAGTAGCGTATCGAGCATTCCATCGAACATGAAATTGGATATCGACTTGGATTCGGAATCGCTACCCCCAAGCatcaatgtaaataatacCTCGGCAGCAAGCTCGGGGGACGAAAGTTTAACCTTGCTGAGCGGTAACACCGCCGATGTCACGATACCTTCGCCACTCTCGCCGATCGCTGGTCCCATGCTATCGACGCACAAGTATACCTATACCAATAAGAAGCGAATTCCGTCGAAGGTGACGAGAATGGATTATCTTTCTTGGGAGAGTCCAATGTCGGAGAGAATGAGATCGAGCAGCGACGAAGAGGATTCTAGTATAAGCGAATCGATCAGCAGTCAAGCGGAAGACAACGCTCTGAGCAACGGACTCGAGGATAGTGTACAAAGTCTCAAGTCTCTGTCGAACGAGCGACGCTGcaattatctaaaaaaaaaagatacattaCAGGTGAATTCAAGAGTAGTATTTAATCGTGCGGATCATAAGAGTAGTCTGTCGAAGCGTATCAAGTTGAACGAGTCGATCCAAGATTCGGCTATGCTTTCCAGTGACAAGGCCTCTGAGCCCTCGGACGACGAAACGGGCAATATCGCTTTGATCGAGCCGGACTGTCGAGCTAGACGGTCGAGTTTACGCGGACACGTTAAAAAGGGATGTGCCTGTTGCAACGGATCGCCGGAAAGACCCAAGAAGAAATCGGTCAAGCCCGAACATTCGAGATTAAAGAAGCGACTGCCCTCGAAGCAAGCTGGAAAGAAAAGGTAG